In the genome of Streptomyces collinus, one region contains:
- a CDS encoding biliverdin-producing heme oxygenase: MESFSTLLRTASREQHEEVRGSTFIGDLLGHKLGVEAFARYTEQLWFVYGALEAGARQLAADPVAGPFVRPELFRMAALERDLEYLRGPGWRRTVSALPATLEYAERITECAREWPAGYIAHHYTRYLGDLSGGQIIRDTAERNWGFPKKGDGVRFYVFEEIPNPAAFKRTYAELLDAVPGDELERQRIVAECKRAYALNNAVFEALGEEFPLTA, encoded by the coding sequence ATGGAATCCTTCTCCACGCTTCTTCGGACCGCTTCTCGTGAGCAGCACGAGGAGGTCAGGGGCTCGACCTTCATCGGCGACCTGCTGGGGCACAAACTGGGGGTAGAGGCGTTCGCGCGCTACACGGAGCAGCTGTGGTTCGTGTACGGCGCGCTGGAGGCCGGCGCCCGGCAGCTCGCCGCGGACCCGGTGGCCGGCCCGTTCGTCCGGCCGGAGCTGTTCCGGATGGCGGCGCTGGAGCGGGACCTGGAGTACCTGCGCGGCCCCGGCTGGCGGCGGACGGTGAGCGCGCTGCCGGCCACCCTGGAGTACGCGGAGCGGATCACGGAGTGCGCGCGCGAGTGGCCGGCCGGTTACATCGCGCACCACTACACCCGCTACCTCGGCGACCTCTCCGGCGGGCAGATCATCCGCGACACGGCCGAGAGGAACTGGGGCTTCCCGAAGAAGGGCGACGGCGTCCGTTTCTACGTCTTCGAGGAGATCCCCAACCCGGCCGCCTTCAAGCGGACTTACGCGGAGCTGCTGGACGCGGTGCCCGGTGACGAGCTGGAGCGGCAGCGGATCGTGGCTGAGTGCAAGCGGGCGTACGCGCTGAACAACGCGGTGTTCGAGGCGCTGGGCGAGGAGTTCCCCCTGACGGCGTGA
- a CDS encoding PhzF family phenazine biosynthesis protein, with translation MTDYDVLRVFCGPNGGYGNELGVVREGSVMPGRDERQAFAAKAGFSETVFVDDPERGVIDIYTPTLRLPFAGHPCVGTAWLLDVPELVTPAGVVGARQDGEFCWIEARAEWVPPRTLRRYGSAAEVDDLAVPPPGEWVYAWAWEDEPAGRIRARAFPGRGDGIDEDEATGAAALLLTDRLGRALNITQGAGSQILTAPQPGGWTEVGGRVRLER, from the coding sequence GTGACTGACTACGACGTGCTCCGCGTCTTCTGCGGGCCGAACGGCGGGTACGGCAACGAGCTCGGGGTCGTGCGTGAGGGATCCGTGATGCCCGGGCGGGACGAACGCCAGGCGTTCGCCGCGAAGGCCGGATTCAGCGAGACCGTGTTCGTCGACGATCCCGAGCGCGGAGTGATCGACATCTACACCCCGACGCTGCGGCTGCCCTTCGCCGGGCACCCCTGCGTCGGCACGGCATGGCTGCTCGACGTGCCCGAACTGGTCACGCCCGCGGGCGTGGTCGGCGCCCGGCAGGACGGGGAGTTCTGCTGGATCGAGGCCCGGGCGGAGTGGGTGCCGCCGCGGACGCTGCGCCGGTACGGCAGTGCCGCCGAGGTCGACGACCTGGCCGTGCCGCCGCCGGGGGAGTGGGTGTACGCCTGGGCGTGGGAGGACGAGCCCGCCGGGCGGATCCGGGCCCGGGCCTTCCCCGGCCGGGGCGACGGCATCGACGAGGACGAGGCGACCGGGGCCGCGGCCCTGCTGCTCACCGACCGGCTGGGCCGGGCCCTGAACATCACCCAGGGCGCGGGCTCCCAGATCCTCACCGCGCCCCAGCCGGGCGGATGGACCGAGGTCGGCGGCCGGGTCCGCCTCGAACGCTGA
- the efeO gene encoding iron uptake system protein EfeO — protein MRPARPASVVIAAAAALAAVTGCTEKSDAKDGDHVINVTATDDKCQVSKKEFPAGHVELAVENKGSKVTEVYVLFPDDRVVTERENIGPGTKQRVTAEVKAGDYQIACKPGMKGDGIRQAVKATGGKAVKRDPRLDKAVAAYRAYAQAQADETLPKAEAFAQAVKDGDIEAAKKAYAPSRIGWERTEPVAESFGDIDPKVDVREDGLEDGQDPATDWTGWHRLEKALWQDKKIGDREKDLADLLIKDLKDWQNRVGKAEITPTSMANGAKELLDEVATGKVTGEEERYSHTDLVDFKANVEGAQKSYDLLKPVAKENDAALVTELDEQFAALDKLLDRYRPNTTSYDFTSYDKVGKADRKELSDAVNALAEPLSKLAAAVVK, from the coding sequence ATGCGACCCGCCCGTCCCGCTTCCGTCGTCATCGCCGCCGCGGCGGCCTTGGCCGCCGTCACCGGCTGCACCGAGAAGAGCGACGCGAAGGACGGCGACCACGTCATCAACGTGACGGCGACGGACGACAAGTGCCAGGTGTCGAAGAAGGAGTTCCCGGCCGGGCACGTCGAGCTGGCCGTCGAGAACAAGGGCTCCAAGGTCACCGAGGTCTACGTCCTCTTTCCCGACGACCGCGTGGTCACCGAGCGGGAGAACATAGGCCCCGGCACCAAGCAGCGGGTGACCGCCGAGGTGAAGGCCGGCGACTACCAGATCGCGTGCAAGCCCGGCATGAAGGGCGACGGCATCCGCCAGGCCGTCAAGGCCACCGGCGGCAAGGCCGTCAAGCGCGACCCGCGCCTGGACAAGGCCGTGGCGGCCTACCGCGCCTACGCGCAGGCGCAGGCCGACGAGACGCTGCCGAAGGCGGAGGCGTTCGCCCAGGCCGTCAAGGACGGCGACATCGAGGCGGCGAAGAAGGCGTACGCCCCCTCCCGCATCGGCTGGGAGCGCACCGAGCCGGTCGCCGAGTCCTTCGGGGACATCGACCCCAAGGTCGACGTCCGCGAGGACGGGCTGGAGGACGGCCAGGACCCGGCCACCGACTGGACGGGCTGGCACCGCCTGGAGAAGGCCCTCTGGCAGGACAAGAAGATCGGCGACCGCGAGAAGGACCTCGCCGACCTGCTGATCAAGGACCTGAAGGACTGGCAGAACCGGGTCGGCAAGGCCGAGATCACCCCCACGTCCATGGCCAACGGCGCCAAGGAACTCCTCGACGAGGTCGCCACCGGCAAGGTCACCGGCGAGGAGGAGCGCTACTCGCACACCGACCTGGTCGACTTCAAGGCCAACGTCGAGGGCGCGCAGAAGTCGTACGACCTGCTGAAGCCGGTCGCGAAGGAGAACGACGCGGCCCTCGTCACCGAACTCGACGAGCAGTTCGCGGCCCTGGACAAGCTGCTCGACCGGTACCGCCCGAACACCACGTCGTACGACTTCACCTCCTACGACAAGGTCGGCAAGGCCGACCGCAAGGAGCTCTCCGACGCGGTCAACGCCCTGGCGGAGCCGCTGTCGAAGCTCGCCGCAGCCGTGGTGAAGTAG